One Nerophis ophidion isolate RoL-2023_Sa linkage group LG06, RoL_Noph_v1.0, whole genome shotgun sequence genomic region harbors:
- the asb14b gene encoding dynein axonemal heavy chain 12 isoform X2, which translates to MTSEEKANHFESSDDDLDEDEATQYIIEQNLLEYRKLKGLNPSELKVSQDPDEIFKAIKKGDEDAIQQLTAHPEILSRVNEHGWIPLHEAAVQESKHILDIIFSASPSGTAQCRTLKGETPLFLAVVYGRRQNATFLLQNGCNPNLQDDEQDSPLVAGANVECESEYGTVLFDAAASGNPDIISLLLDHGAEVNVPLHSGHLPIHRVAYHGHILALQHLIPVTKPCAIKESGMSPLHSAAAGGHSHCVELLLKAGFDPNLMLHPRVRRNYDDERKSALFFTVSNDDLQSTRLLLEAGAMVNQDPISCLQVALRHGHYELINTLLRFGANVNYYSRVNTTHFPSALQYAINDEVMLRMILNYGYDVKRCFDCPYGDSCHNFAPWTTPVIKDMVFCEVITVSWLRHLSAQVVRIMLDYTDHVSLCAKLREALQNQTQWLEICNIQRNARNLKHLCRLQLREHLHCLGLRASIFINFLPLPTPLKDYLLYKEFDVYNRGSVAI; encoded by the exons ATGACCTCAGAAGAAAAAGCCAATCATTTTGAATCATCTGATGATGACTTGGATGAAGATGAAGCAACCCAATATATAATCGAGCAAAATTTATTAGAATATCGAAAGCTGAAAGGATTGAATCCAAG TGAACTGAAAGTAAGTCAAGACCCTGATGAGATTTTCAAAGCAATCAAGAAGG GTGATGAGGATGCAATTCAGCAACTAACAGCCCACCCAGAGATTCTATCTCGAGTTAATGAACATGGATGGATTCCTCTGCATGAAGCTGCAGTGCAGGAGAGTAAACACATACTTGATATAATCTTTTCAG CATCTCCTTCAGGGACAGCCCAGTGCCGCACACTTAAGGGAGAGACACCATTGTTTTTAGCTGTAGTTTACGGCCGCAGACAGAATGCCACATTTTTGTTACAGAATGGATGTAATCCTAATCTCCAGGACGATGAGCAGGATTCTCCTTTAGTGGCAG GTGCAAACGTGGAGTGTGAATCAGAGTACGGCACGGTCTTGTTTGACGCAGCAGCATCAGGAAACCCCGACATAATCTCCTTGTTGCTGGATCATGGAGCAGAAGTTAACGTGCCTTTGCACAGTGGCCACCTGCCTATTCACCGTGTGGCATATCATGGACACATACT GGCACTGCAGCACCTTATCCCAGTGACCAAACCTTGCGCTATAAAGGAGAGTGGCATGAGTCCGCTTCACTCTGCAGCCGCTGGAGGGCACTCTCATTGTGTGGAATTGCTACTCAAAGCTGGCTTTGACCCAAACTTAATGCTGCATCCGAGAGTACGACGCAACTACGATGATGAACGCAAGTCTGCACTTTTCTTCACCGTGTCCAACGATGATCTTCAATCCACCCGTTTGCTATTGGAGGCCGGGGCAATGGTGAACCAGGACCCTATCAGTTGTTTGCAGGTGGCTCTTAGACACGGCCATTATGAGCTCATCAATACCTTGCTGAGATTTGGGGCAAATGTGAATTACTACTCCAGAGTCAACACCACCCATTTTCCTTCGGCACTGCAGTATGCAATAAACGATGAGGTCATGTTGAGAATGATTCTGAATTATGGCTACGATGTGAAGCGTTGCTTTGACTGTCCCTATGGTGACAGTTGCCACAACTTTGCTCCCTGGACAACACCGGTCATCAAAGATATGGTG ttctgtgAGGTGATAACTGTGTCATGGCTTAGGCACTTATCTGCTCAGGTGGTGCGGATCATGCTTGACTACACCGATCACGTCTCCCTTTGTGCCAAGCTCAGAGAGGCTTTACAGAATCAGACGCAATGGCTGGAGATTTGCAACATTCAAA GAAATGCACGAAACCTAAAGCACCTGTGCCGGCTGCAGCTTCGGGAGCATCTTCATTGCCTAGGCTTGAGAGCTTCAATTTTTATCAACTTCCTCCCGCTACCAACTCCCCTGAAAGATTACCTACTTTACAAGGAGTTTGATGTGTACAACAGGGGCAGCGTAGCT
- the asb14b gene encoding dynein axonemal heavy chain 12 isoform X1 — protein MTSEEKANHFESSDDDLDEDEATQYIIEQNLLEYRKLKGLNPSELKVSQDPDEIFKAIKKGDEDAIQQLTAHPEILSRVNEHGWIPLHEAAVQESKHILDIIFSASPSGTAQCRTLKGETPLFLAVVYGRRQNATFLLQNGCNPNLQDDEQDSPLVAAILNDQYDLATLLLRYNAQVDQIGPLNRTALHEAAFLGLENFVYLLLESGANPNACDTKRKTPLALAAQNGHLSVIELLLQKGANVECESEYGTVLFDAAASGNPDIISLLLDHGAEVNVPLHSGHLPIHRVAYHGHILALQHLIPVTKPCAIKESGMSPLHSAAAGGHSHCVELLLKAGFDPNLMLHPRVRRNYDDERKSALFFTVSNDDLQSTRLLLEAGAMVNQDPISCLQVALRHGHYELINTLLRFGANVNYYSRVNTTHFPSALQYAINDEVMLRMILNYGYDVKRCFDCPYGDSCHNFAPWTTPVIKDMVFCEVITVSWLRHLSAQVVRIMLDYTDHVSLCAKLREALQNQTQWLEICNIQRNARNLKHLCRLQLREHLHCLGLRASIFINFLPLPTPLKDYLLYKEFDVYNRGSVAI, from the exons ATGACCTCAGAAGAAAAAGCCAATCATTTTGAATCATCTGATGATGACTTGGATGAAGATGAAGCAACCCAATATATAATCGAGCAAAATTTATTAGAATATCGAAAGCTGAAAGGATTGAATCCAAG TGAACTGAAAGTAAGTCAAGACCCTGATGAGATTTTCAAAGCAATCAAGAAGG GTGATGAGGATGCAATTCAGCAACTAACAGCCCACCCAGAGATTCTATCTCGAGTTAATGAACATGGATGGATTCCTCTGCATGAAGCTGCAGTGCAGGAGAGTAAACACATACTTGATATAATCTTTTCAG CATCTCCTTCAGGGACAGCCCAGTGCCGCACACTTAAGGGAGAGACACCATTGTTTTTAGCTGTAGTTTACGGCCGCAGACAGAATGCCACATTTTTGTTACAGAATGGATGTAATCCTAATCTCCAGGACGATGAGCAGGATTCTCCTTTAGTGGCAG CTATTCTTAATGACCAATATGACCTGGCAACACTACTGCTTCGCTACAATGCTCAAGTGGATCAGATAGGGCCTCTTAACAGGACGGCACTACACGAGGCTGCCTTTCTAGGCCTGGAGAATTTTGTCTATCTGCTTCTTGAGTCTGGTGCCAACCCAAATGCATGTGACACTAAAAGGAAAACTCCACTGGCTCTGGCTGCACAAAATGGACATCTTAGTGTGATTGAGTTATTGTTGCAGAAAG GTGCAAACGTGGAGTGTGAATCAGAGTACGGCACGGTCTTGTTTGACGCAGCAGCATCAGGAAACCCCGACATAATCTCCTTGTTGCTGGATCATGGAGCAGAAGTTAACGTGCCTTTGCACAGTGGCCACCTGCCTATTCACCGTGTGGCATATCATGGACACATACT GGCACTGCAGCACCTTATCCCAGTGACCAAACCTTGCGCTATAAAGGAGAGTGGCATGAGTCCGCTTCACTCTGCAGCCGCTGGAGGGCACTCTCATTGTGTGGAATTGCTACTCAAAGCTGGCTTTGACCCAAACTTAATGCTGCATCCGAGAGTACGACGCAACTACGATGATGAACGCAAGTCTGCACTTTTCTTCACCGTGTCCAACGATGATCTTCAATCCACCCGTTTGCTATTGGAGGCCGGGGCAATGGTGAACCAGGACCCTATCAGTTGTTTGCAGGTGGCTCTTAGACACGGCCATTATGAGCTCATCAATACCTTGCTGAGATTTGGGGCAAATGTGAATTACTACTCCAGAGTCAACACCACCCATTTTCCTTCGGCACTGCAGTATGCAATAAACGATGAGGTCATGTTGAGAATGATTCTGAATTATGGCTACGATGTGAAGCGTTGCTTTGACTGTCCCTATGGTGACAGTTGCCACAACTTTGCTCCCTGGACAACACCGGTCATCAAAGATATGGTG ttctgtgAGGTGATAACTGTGTCATGGCTTAGGCACTTATCTGCTCAGGTGGTGCGGATCATGCTTGACTACACCGATCACGTCTCCCTTTGTGCCAAGCTCAGAGAGGCTTTACAGAATCAGACGCAATGGCTGGAGATTTGCAACATTCAAA GAAATGCACGAAACCTAAAGCACCTGTGCCGGCTGCAGCTTCGGGAGCATCTTCATTGCCTAGGCTTGAGAGCTTCAATTTTTATCAACTTCCTCCCGCTACCAACTCCCCTGAAAGATTACCTACTTTACAAGGAGTTTGATGTGTACAACAGGGGCAGCGTAGCT